A window of Cryptomeria japonica chromosome 3, Sugi_1.0, whole genome shotgun sequence contains these coding sequences:
- the LOC131874077 gene encoding LOW QUALITY PROTEIN: ketol-acid reductoisomerase, chloroplastic (The sequence of the model RefSeq protein was modified relative to this genomic sequence to represent the inferred CDS: deleted 3 bases in 2 codons; substituted 5 bases at 5 genomic stop codons) gives MRLYLDFKTNVFTKEKITLTGQDEFIVREGIDLFRPLLEEIKSIKKIGFIVWGSWAFAQAQKLSDFSAKAMSNIKQKIDLRKGYKFFVEECVEIFSQERGILGEIIDSMFGSDLVLLLIFDATXVDNYQQIFSTMKLKSILGLXHGFLLGXLLSNRVDSPKDIIIIDVFPKGIGPFVRXLYMSEKKINCVGVNSSFSIHQDVDGTXTDVSLGWSISLGSPFIFVTTLENEYKSNMFGKHGILLGVVHSIVKLLFSRYSDHGFMKEEYSLNL, from the exons ATGAG ACTCTATCTTGATTTTAAGACTAATGTTTTCACCAAAGAAAAAATTACTCTCACTGGACAAGACGAGTTTATTGTGAGAGAAGGTATAGATTTGTTCAGGCCGCTTCTTGAAGAAATCAAGAGTATTAAGAagattggattcattgtttggggtTCTTGGGCTTTTGCTCAAGCTCAAAAATTGAGCGATTTTTCGGCAAAGGCAATGTCCAACATTAAACAGAAGATTGACTTAAGGAAAGGCTACAAGTTTTTTGTTGAGGAATGTGTAGAAATATTTTCACAAGAGAGGGGAATACTTGGTGAGATTATTGACTCTATGTTTGGCAGTGATCTTGTATTGTTGTTGATATTTGATGCTACATAGGTAGACAATTATCAACAAATATTTTCCACCATGAAATTGAAGAGCATTCTTGGTCTTTGACATGGTTTTTTACTTGGATAGCTA TTGTCCAATAGAGTTGATTCCCCGAAGGACATAATTATAATAGATGTTTTTCCCAAGGGTATAGGTCCATTTGTGAGGTAGTTGTATATG AGTGAGAAAAAGATCAATTGTGTAGGAGTAAACTCTAGTTTCTCTATCCATCAAGATGTTGATGGGACATAAACTGATGTTTCTTTAGGTTGGTCTATTTCTTTAGGCTCACCATTTATATTTGTAACTACCTTGGAGAATGAGTACAAGAGCAATATGTTTGGAAAGCATGGAATTTTATTAGGAGTTGTGCATAGTATAGTTAAATTATTGTTTAGTAGATATAGTGATCATGGATTTATGAAAGAGGAGTATAGTTTGAATCTATAG